In Pseudomonas fluorescens, the following are encoded in one genomic region:
- the rsmD gene encoding 16S rRNA (guanine(966)-N(2))-methyltransferase RsmD, with translation MAHPKKPAKNVHNGVNQLRIIGGEWRSRKLSFPDAPGLRPTPDRVRETLFNWLAPYVPGAKVLDPFTGSGALFLEALSRGAAMGQALDASSIAVSSLKEHLGTLRCTNGQVQTADALRYLETQTATAYDLVFLDPPFNQNLLPAVCKLLEERQWLAEDAWVYTESESAPSTLGLPENWRLHREQKSGRVYYSLWQRFARPSA, from the coding sequence ATGGCCCATCCTAAAAAACCCGCCAAAAACGTCCACAACGGCGTGAACCAGCTGCGCATCATCGGCGGAGAATGGCGCAGCCGGAAGCTGAGCTTCCCCGACGCCCCGGGCCTGCGCCCGACGCCGGACCGCGTGCGTGAAACCCTGTTCAACTGGCTCGCGCCTTACGTGCCGGGCGCCAAGGTGCTCGACCCGTTCACCGGCAGCGGCGCGCTGTTCCTCGAAGCCCTGTCCCGTGGCGCAGCCATGGGTCAGGCGTTGGACGCCAGCAGCATCGCGGTGTCCAGCCTGAAGGAGCACCTGGGCACATTGCGTTGCACCAACGGCCAGGTCCAGACCGCCGACGCCCTGCGCTACCTGGAAACCCAGACCGCAACGGCCTACGACCTGGTGTTCCTCGATCCGCCGTTCAACCAGAACCTGCTGCCCGCCGTTTGCAAGTTGCTCGAAGAGCGCCAATGGCTGGCCGAAGATGCCTGGGTGTACACCGAAAGCGAGTCGGCACCGTCGACCCTGGGCCTGCCGGAGAACTGGCGCCTGCACCGGGAGCAGAAATCCGGGCGAGTGTATTACTCGTTGTGGCAGCGCTTCGCTCGCCCTTCCGCATAA
- a CDS encoding insulinase family protein, translating to MQTEYPTTPTKELILDNGMKIIVAELSGTTEAYIELNYKVSHCNEPSDSAGINLMLAGVLLQDNQDIELPDATELTSWHRGDFTSYKQQVLPSSLNEAFSQHAIMMAAPKMTDESLQSEIQQQNSYRVESDVFISNYNTSQEINELFYPFSGYSNNANGTPVSLSRLDINQLRQWYQRWYMPNNATLVVVGNVNAVNVFKLAEQHFSAIPHRSLEAFNYIKEASEPGKRHIELRKNTKEPIAVMTFNLPDRNFFNEDPKAFGALGILAELLTNYFLLMPDGWGVAGVRCYENAGLFSLSVTALSADQTPSQLEQGLHTYINELKRNPIDTQTLEQAREKRLTLWAKREQDPLILPAIVTRYHHSKLPLSNRAQEYQALLGVTAKDIQDFANTYFTEQRMTTAHIFPLEGSLE from the coding sequence ATGCAGACAGAATATCCAACTACTCCAACAAAAGAACTCATTCTCGACAATGGCATGAAAATCATTGTTGCCGAACTCAGTGGTACCACTGAGGCATATATCGAACTTAACTACAAAGTAAGCCACTGTAACGAACCGTCGGATAGCGCGGGGATCAACCTCATGCTGGCGGGTGTCTTACTTCAAGACAATCAAGACATAGAATTACCCGATGCAACCGAGCTTACTTCGTGGCATCGGGGTGACTTTACGTCCTATAAACAGCAGGTACTACCTTCCAGCTTAAATGAGGCTTTCAGCCAACACGCCATCATGATGGCAGCACCAAAAATGACCGACGAATCTTTGCAGTCAGAAATACAACAACAAAATAGCTATCGAGTCGAAAGCGATGTTTTTATATCCAACTACAATACATCACAGGAGATCAACGAACTATTTTATCCTTTCAGTGGTTACTCCAACAACGCCAACGGCACTCCAGTCAGCCTTTCAAGACTTGATATCAATCAACTGCGCCAATGGTATCAGCGTTGGTACATGCCCAATAATGCAACGCTGGTCGTTGTCGGTAATGTTAACGCCGTGAACGTTTTCAAGTTGGCAGAACAGCATTTCTCTGCAATCCCGCATAGATCTCTTGAGGCCTTCAACTACATCAAAGAAGCTTCCGAACCAGGCAAGCGACATATCGAACTGCGCAAAAACACTAAAGAACCTATAGCGGTCATGACCTTCAATTTGCCCGACCGCAACTTCTTCAATGAAGATCCCAAGGCTTTCGGCGCCTTAGGCATCCTCGCGGAGCTTCTGACCAACTACTTCCTGCTAATGCCAGACGGGTGGGGCGTCGCAGGGGTACGATGCTACGAAAATGCGGGCCTTTTTTCTCTGAGTGTTACGGCCCTGTCGGCGGATCAAACTCCAAGTCAGTTAGAGCAGGGGCTGCACACTTACATAAATGAGCTAAAACGAAATCCAATCGATACCCAAACCTTGGAACAGGCTCGTGAAAAGCGTCTCACCCTATGGGCCAAAAGGGAGCAAGATCCTTTGATTTTACCCGCCATCGTCACCAGATATCATCATTCAAAACTGCCTCTGAGTAACAGGGCGCAGGAATACCAAGCTTTGCTGGGCGTCACCGCCAAGGACATTCAAGACTTCGCCAACACTTACTTCACAGAGCAGCGAATGACAACAGCCCACATTTTCCCATTGGAAGGTTCGCTGGAATAA